A DNA window from Halorubrum sp. DM2 contains the following coding sequences:
- a CDS encoding NDP-sugar synthase — translation MKAVVLAGGYATRLWPITEHRPKMFLPVGENTVIDEIFEDLEADDRIDEVFVSTNERFADTFAEYLDDSPFEKPTLSVEETVEEDEKFGVVGALEQLVERENVEDDLIVVAGDNMISFDLGDFADFFEDKGTPTLAAYDVGDRERAKSYGLVQLEGDEVIDFQEKPDDPQSTLVSIACYAFPAETLPKLTTYLEDDNNPDEPGWFLQWLQQRGAVHAYTFDGAWFDIGTAESYLDAVEYALDGGTLVADDATVEGSDLGDVVHVMSGATVTDSTLDRTIVFEDATITDSEIRNSVIDTGATLEGVDLSGALIGSYTSITESDGF, via the coding sequence ATGAAGGCAGTCGTACTCGCGGGTGGCTACGCGACCAGGCTCTGGCCGATCACCGAACACCGGCCGAAGATGTTCCTCCCCGTCGGAGAAAACACCGTCATCGACGAGATATTCGAGGACTTGGAGGCCGACGATCGGATCGACGAGGTGTTCGTGTCGACGAACGAGCGCTTCGCCGACACGTTCGCGGAGTACCTCGACGACAGTCCCTTCGAGAAGCCGACGCTCTCTGTCGAGGAGACCGTCGAGGAAGACGAGAAGTTCGGCGTCGTGGGCGCGCTCGAACAGCTCGTCGAGCGCGAGAACGTCGAGGACGACCTGATCGTCGTCGCCGGCGACAACATGATCAGCTTCGATCTGGGCGATTTCGCCGACTTCTTCGAAGACAAGGGTACGCCGACGCTGGCCGCCTACGACGTGGGCGACCGCGAGCGCGCGAAGTCGTACGGCCTCGTCCAACTGGAGGGCGACGAGGTGATCGACTTCCAAGAGAAGCCCGACGACCCGCAGTCGACGCTCGTCTCCATCGCCTGCTACGCCTTCCCGGCCGAGACGCTGCCGAAGCTCACGACGTACCTCGAAGACGACAACAACCCGGACGAGCCGGGCTGGTTCCTCCAGTGGCTCCAGCAGCGCGGCGCGGTCCACGCGTACACCTTCGACGGCGCGTGGTTCGACATCGGCACCGCGGAGAGCTACCTCGACGCGGTCGAGTACGCGCTCGACGGCGGGACGCTCGTCGCCGACGACGCGACCGTCGAGGGCAGCGACCTCGGCGACGTCGTCCACGTCATGTCGGGCGCGACGGTGACCGACTCGACGCTCGACCGCACCATCGTCTTCGAGGACGCGACGATCACCGACTCCGAGATCCGTAACTCCGTGATCGACACGGGGGCCACGCTCGAAGGCGTCGACCTCTCCGGCGCGCTGATCGGGTCGTACACCTCGATCACCGAGAGCGACGGCTTCTGA
- a CDS encoding DJ-1/PfpI family protein, with the protein MTSALFVVSEEGYWAEECIEPLTTLESEGVDVTVATPSGSPPVVDERSLDPEAAGGEERVAELREVDEEHPGLNDPEPIAAVEADGHDAVVFPGGHGTVWDVNQDRHARQLLLDAVAGEESVALVVCHAVGILAFTREADGTPLVEGRSITGFPNEWEEDIVDDRDVMPDGRKLPYWVEDEVVLAGAAFDAELDADTSVTVDGDLITARGPGSSADAAATLLDEL; encoded by the coding sequence ATGACAAGTGCGCTGTTCGTGGTAAGCGAGGAAGGCTACTGGGCCGAGGAGTGTATCGAGCCGCTGACGACCCTCGAATCGGAGGGCGTCGACGTGACCGTCGCGACGCCGTCCGGGTCGCCGCCGGTCGTCGACGAGCGCTCGCTCGACCCGGAGGCCGCGGGCGGTGAGGAGCGGGTCGCCGAACTCCGCGAGGTCGACGAGGAGCACCCGGGACTCAACGATCCGGAACCGATCGCCGCGGTCGAGGCCGACGGCCACGACGCCGTCGTCTTCCCCGGCGGCCACGGCACCGTCTGGGACGTGAACCAGGACCGACACGCCCGTCAGCTGCTGCTGGACGCGGTCGCGGGCGAGGAGAGCGTGGCGCTCGTCGTCTGTCACGCGGTCGGCATCCTCGCGTTCACGCGCGAAGCCGACGGGACACCGCTCGTCGAGGGGCGCTCGATCACCGGGTTCCCGAACGAGTGGGAAGAGGACATCGTCGACGACCGCGACGTGATGCCGGACGGGCGGAAGCTTCCGTACTGGGTCGAAGACGAGGTCGTCCTCGCCGGCGCGGCGTTCGACGCCGAACTCGACGCCGACACGAGCGTCACGGTCGACGGCGACCTGATCACCGCGCGCGGCCCGGGCTCGTCGGCCGACGCGGCCGCGACCCTGCTCGACGAACTGTAG
- a CDS encoding DHH family phosphoesterase: protein MSSGASGSARTRYAILGCGSVGHAVAEELTERGKDVLILDRDESRVEALRDQDLNARVQDIADADVVDEIGDRDIVLILASDVEANKAAVSAVRETGGDHYVVVRASDPVSEDELRERGADVVINPSTVIADSALQSLETGELEYMARQLAEIIEEGGDRMAILTHDNPEPDSIASATALQAIAEAFGVDADIVYSGDVGHQENRAFVNLLGIDLLARADAPDLSEYGTVAAVDLAKSADDGFDFDAEIDIYLDHLEAEVPFDARFVDVRTNVSSTSTILTKYLQEFDQSPSEAVATALLYGIRAETLDFKRDTTPADLTAAAYLHPFANHDTLEQVESPSMSPETLDVLAEAIQNREVQGSHLFSTAGFIRDREALAQAAQHLLNLEGITTTAVLGIADDNIYLAARSKDIRLNIGNVLDEAFSEMGDAAGHSTQGSLEIPLGIFTGIEASGENRDTLLHLTEEAVRRKLFDALGVEGGSGDGSNGS from the coding sequence ATGAGTAGTGGGGCATCCGGATCCGCGCGGACCCGGTACGCCATCCTCGGCTGTGGGAGCGTCGGTCACGCCGTCGCGGAGGAACTGACCGAGCGCGGGAAGGACGTCCTCATCCTCGACCGCGACGAGAGCCGGGTCGAAGCGCTCCGCGATCAGGATCTCAACGCGCGCGTCCAGGACATCGCCGACGCCGACGTCGTCGACGAGATCGGGGACCGCGACATCGTATTGATCCTCGCGAGCGACGTGGAGGCGAACAAGGCGGCCGTCTCGGCGGTCAGGGAGACCGGCGGGGACCACTACGTCGTCGTCCGCGCCTCCGACCCCGTCAGCGAGGACGAACTGCGCGAGCGCGGCGCGGACGTCGTCATCAATCCCTCGACGGTGATCGCGGACAGCGCGCTCCAGTCGCTGGAGACGGGCGAGCTGGAGTACATGGCCCGTCAGCTCGCGGAGATCATCGAGGAGGGCGGCGATCGGATGGCGATCCTCACGCACGACAACCCGGAACCCGACTCGATCGCGTCCGCGACCGCGCTTCAGGCGATCGCCGAGGCGTTCGGCGTCGACGCCGACATCGTCTACTCCGGCGACGTCGGCCACCAGGAGAACCGGGCGTTCGTCAACCTGCTCGGGATCGACCTGCTGGCGCGGGCCGACGCCCCGGACCTGTCGGAGTACGGGACGGTCGCGGCCGTCGACCTCGCGAAGTCGGCCGACGACGGCTTCGACTTCGATGCCGAGATCGACATCTACCTCGACCACTTGGAGGCGGAGGTGCCGTTCGACGCCCGGTTCGTCGACGTGCGGACCAACGTCTCCTCGACGTCGACGATCCTCACGAAGTACCTCCAAGAGTTCGACCAGTCGCCCTCGGAGGCGGTCGCGACCGCGCTGCTGTACGGGATTCGCGCCGAGACGCTCGACTTCAAGCGGGACACGACGCCCGCGGACCTGACGGCGGCCGCCTACCTCCACCCGTTCGCGAACCACGACACGCTCGAGCAGGTGGAGTCTCCGTCGATGAGCCCGGAGACGCTGGACGTGCTCGCGGAGGCGATCCAGAACCGCGAGGTTCAGGGGAGCCACCTCTTTTCGACGGCGGGGTTCATCCGCGACCGCGAGGCGCTCGCGCAGGCCGCCCAACACCTCCTCAACTTGGAGGGGATCACGACCACCGCGGTGCTGGGCATCGCCGACGACAACATCTATCTCGCCGCGCGCTCGAAGGACATCCGGCTGAACATCGGCAACGTTCTCGACGAGGCGTTCTCCGAGATGGGCGACGCCGCCGGCCACTCGACGCAGGGGTCGCTCGAAATCCCGCTCGGCATCTTCACCGGTATCGAGGCGAGCGGCGAGAACCGCGACACGCTCCTCCACCTCACCGAGGAGGCGGTCCGCCGGAAGCTGTTCGACGCGCTCGGCGTCGAGGGCGGGAGCGGCGACGGGTCGAACGGGTCCTGA
- a CDS encoding TRAP transporter fused permease subunit yields MTSNTSTDIEPEEDPSEVAEEVFEEIDNRRSLSGAAVVAVAAVGITFSAFQLWLGARGFVFDFGIPGYGTIDLGSLSSLQIRAIHVNFALVLAFLLFPGSNGSGLLTGLVDRAARAVSDRAGDSPVSTVVSGVRDALWWVFVDEESSRITPSDLVLILFSTFPTLYYVTRYSEITDVIRVRGLGGAGGLSEVYPWLAPLEVGPLAEYTLAYLMGVLAILLVLEATRRALGLLLTLLVSLFLLYAKYGYLLPRDLPVARTFATSQLRWNQIVQNLWYTVEGILGVPVGVSVRFIYIFILFGAFLEMSGAGKWFIDLAYSITGTRKGGPAKASVVASGFMGMLSGSSVANTVTTGALTIPLMKRSGYSPEFSGAVESSVSSGGQILPPVMGAAAFLIVEYTGTPFREVVIAATLPAIAFFFGMWVMVHFEAAKHDIGGLARSELLDLGPHMRRGWFYLVPLGLLLYYLVIARLSVGRAGWLTIAATIGLIALVAAYNRRLGPYLVGTFAAVYALFAGSLFALGTTPVGLLYGAETADFGLVAAFGEAASSLPTIATVVGVAFLLADPSGDAPLLELDDSVENSIDWVDERLGTGIGGTRVGRFGSFVVKAMDSGARTATLVVVAVAAAGIIPGVIGITGLGGSLRALILEVSGGSLVLLLILAGIAAVIVGMGMPTTVMYIIIVVLLGPVLPDFGIAILAVHLFVLYLGLMADVTPPVMVAAYAAAGIAKSDPFETGKQAFLLSLNKILVPFAFVFSPGILLLRTRDGEGSILTGTDVADLGFFVPEVAVPIVATFAGVYGLGVAIIGYYHTDVRRGSRAALVAAAVLLSIPGMVLLPASAALGLVGVDASLYTVSNDVIARGAGAVMLAVGLIRNRRRAGERGTSTGTASGVTATDAGDAAVES; encoded by the coding sequence GTGACGTCGAACACATCTACCGACATCGAACCGGAGGAGGACCCGAGCGAGGTAGCCGAAGAGGTCTTCGAGGAGATAGACAACCGACGATCGCTGTCGGGAGCCGCCGTCGTCGCGGTCGCCGCCGTCGGGATAACCTTCTCGGCGTTCCAGCTCTGGCTCGGCGCCCGCGGGTTCGTCTTCGACTTCGGGATCCCCGGGTACGGGACGATCGACTTGGGCTCGCTCTCCTCGCTTCAGATCCGCGCGATCCACGTCAACTTCGCGCTCGTGCTGGCGTTCCTGCTGTTTCCGGGGTCGAACGGCAGCGGCCTCCTGACCGGTCTCGTCGACCGCGCGGCTCGTGCGGTTTCCGACCGCGCGGGCGACTCGCCCGTTTCGACCGTGGTCTCGGGCGTCCGAGACGCGCTCTGGTGGGTCTTCGTCGACGAGGAGAGCAGTCGAATCACGCCCTCGGACCTTGTCTTGATCCTCTTTTCGACGTTCCCGACGCTCTACTACGTCACGCGGTACAGCGAGATCACGGACGTCATCCGGGTTCGCGGGCTGGGCGGGGCGGGCGGCCTCTCCGAGGTGTACCCGTGGCTCGCCCCGCTGGAGGTCGGACCGCTCGCGGAGTACACGCTCGCGTACCTGATGGGCGTACTCGCGATCCTCCTCGTGCTGGAGGCGACTCGACGGGCGCTCGGACTCCTCCTGACGCTGCTCGTGAGCCTCTTCCTGCTGTACGCGAAGTACGGCTACCTCCTCCCCCGAGACCTCCCCGTCGCCCGGACGTTCGCCACCTCGCAGCTCCGCTGGAACCAGATTGTCCAGAACCTCTGGTACACCGTCGAAGGTATCCTCGGCGTCCCGGTGGGCGTGTCGGTGCGGTTCATCTACATCTTCATCCTCTTCGGGGCGTTTCTGGAGATGTCCGGAGCCGGCAAGTGGTTCATCGACCTAGCGTACTCTATCACGGGCACGCGGAAGGGCGGCCCAGCGAAGGCGAGCGTCGTCGCGTCCGGGTTCATGGGGATGCTCTCCGGCTCCTCGGTCGCGAACACGGTGACGACCGGAGCGCTGACGATCCCGCTGATGAAACGCTCCGGCTACTCGCCGGAGTTCTCCGGCGCGGTCGAGTCGTCCGTCTCCTCCGGCGGCCAGATCCTCCCGCCGGTGATGGGCGCGGCGGCGTTCCTCATCGTCGAGTACACCGGCACGCCGTTCCGCGAGGTCGTGATCGCCGCGACGCTGCCCGCCATCGCCTTCTTCTTCGGGATGTGGGTGATGGTCCACTTCGAGGCGGCCAAACACGACATCGGCGGGCTCGCTCGCTCCGAACTGCTCGACCTCGGTCCGCACATGCGCCGCGGGTGGTTCTACCTCGTTCCGCTGGGGCTGCTCCTGTACTACCTCGTGATCGCCCGGCTGTCGGTCGGTCGCGCGGGCTGGCTCACGATCGCCGCGACGATCGGGCTGATCGCCTTGGTCGCCGCGTACAACAGACGGCTCGGTCCCTACCTCGTGGGCACGTTCGCCGCCGTCTACGCGCTGTTCGCGGGCTCGCTGTTCGCGCTCGGTACCACGCCGGTCGGGCTGTTGTACGGCGCTGAGACCGCCGATTTCGGGCTCGTCGCCGCGTTCGGTGAGGCCGCGTCGTCGCTGCCGACGATCGCGACCGTCGTGGGCGTCGCGTTCCTGCTGGCGGACCCGAGCGGCGACGCCCCTCTGCTGGAGTTGGACGACTCGGTCGAGAACTCGATCGACTGGGTCGACGAGCGACTCGGCACCGGGATCGGCGGTACCCGGGTCGGACGGTTCGGGTCGTTCGTGGTGAAGGCGATGGACTCGGGGGCGCGGACCGCGACCCTCGTCGTCGTCGCCGTCGCGGCCGCCGGGATCATCCCCGGCGTCATCGGGATCACCGGGCTCGGGGGGAGCCTGCGCGCGCTCATCTTGGAGGTCAGCGGCGGGTCGCTCGTCCTCCTGTTGATCCTCGCCGGGATCGCGGCCGTGATCGTCGGGATGGGGATGCCGACGACGGTGATGTACATCATCATCGTCGTGCTGCTCGGTCCCGTTCTCCCGGACTTCGGGATCGCCATCCTCGCGGTCCACCTGTTCGTGCTGTACCTCGGATTGATGGCCGACGTGACGCCGCCGGTGATGGTCGCCGCGTACGCCGCCGCCGGTATCGCGAAATCGGATCCCTTCGAGACCGGCAAGCAGGCGTTCCTGCTGTCGCTCAACAAGATCCTCGTCCCGTTTGCGTTCGTGTTCTCGCCGGGGATCCTCCTGCTCCGGACGCGGGACGGCGAGGGATCGATCCTGACCGGCACCGACGTCGCCGACCTCGGCTTCTTCGTCCCCGAGGTCGCGGTTCCGATCGTCGCGACGTTCGCCGGCGTGTACGGGCTCGGCGTCGCCATCATCGGCTACTACCACACCGACGTCCGGCGGGGCTCTCGCGCCGCGCTCGTCGCCGCCGCCGTCCTGCTATCGATCCCCGGAATGGTGCTGCTACCGGCGTCGGCGGCGCTCGGTCTCGTCGGCGTCGACGCGTCGCTGTACACGGTGTCGAACGACGTGATCGCCCGCGGCGCCGGTGCCGTGATGCTCGCCGTCGGGCTGATTCGGAACCGCCGCCGCGCCGGAGAGAGGGGCACCTCGACCGGGACCGCTTCGGGCGTCACCGCGACCGACGCCGGCGATGCCGCGGTCGAGTCGTAA
- a CDS encoding DUF1850 domain-containing protein gives MIPGFRGALRATAGRRRIAAAALVGLLVVAVVAATVGGVPGGDSGADRTLVVTYENGTELAVAPVDDDTEIVIEYTHSVEKTLVRDVYVATNDGLRMTRMEFSSFGAGLPSRADVTERDGRYVYYPPPTEYRTLHLKTGLVADHDLIVGDRRYDIAGLSEGGAVELTVERRGLFGL, from the coding sequence GTGATTCCCGGGTTCCGAGGTGCGCTGCGCGCGACCGCCGGTCGGCGGCGTATCGCCGCCGCCGCCCTCGTGGGCCTCCTCGTCGTCGCAGTCGTCGCCGCGACCGTCGGCGGTGTCCCCGGCGGCGACAGCGGTGCGGACCGCACGCTTGTCGTGACCTACGAGAACGGCACGGAACTCGCTGTCGCGCCGGTCGACGACGACACGGAAATCGTGATCGAGTACACCCACAGCGTCGAGAAGACGCTGGTCAGAGACGTGTACGTGGCCACCAACGACGGACTCCGGATGACGCGAATGGAGTTCAGCTCGTTCGGCGCGGGCCTGCCGTCGCGCGCCGACGTCACCGAGCGCGACGGCCGATACGTATATTACCCCCCACCGACAGAGTATCGCACGCTTCACCTGAAAACGGGGCTCGTCGCCGATCACGACCTGATCGTCGGCGACCGGCGCTACGACATCGCGGGACTGAGCGAGGGCGGCGCGGTCGAGCTCACCGTCGAGCGCCGCGGGCTGTTCGGGCTGTGA
- a CDS encoding helix-turn-helix domain-containing protein: protein METTRQRIADALREEPRTASDLAATLSLPTPTVYEHLEHVSRSITEADGDGGEEFLVAPPTCRECGFDGFDDPVNEPSRCPECKCERIEEPTFVIR, encoded by the coding sequence ATGGAGACGACACGCCAGCGCATCGCCGACGCGCTCCGCGAGGAGCCGCGGACCGCGAGCGACCTCGCGGCGACGCTGTCGCTACCGACGCCGACCGTGTACGAACACCTCGAACACGTCTCGCGGTCGATCACGGAGGCCGACGGGGACGGCGGCGAAGAGTTCCTCGTCGCCCCGCCGACCTGCCGCGAGTGCGGGTTCGACGGGTTCGACGACCCCGTCAACGAGCCGTCGCGGTGTCCCGAGTGTAAGTGCGAGCGGATCGAAGAGCCGACGTTCGTGATCCGCTGA